In one Nicotiana sylvestris chromosome 8, ASM39365v2, whole genome shotgun sequence genomic region, the following are encoded:
- the LOC138875735 gene encoding protein WEAK CHLOROPLAST MOVEMENT UNDER BLUE LIGHT-like 1, translating to MVGVRTWTPSKGGDFIVNIFDGVIDMADLDISGTVKAAEKSMQQCKEMYDHDILRLRGELLWHKKERNNVASKLEIVTLAAAKSEVERDAAAYKEDAATSHTMVRDISLAAEQKLIRAVEHSKAEAKREILECRDSFRSEVENPEGGGETAGPRVKEYRKEERCPRAFDRLKAELLYCEAPLWGARDREKSLRLFCAAKESELISLQCEVDQNRAREALLEKQLKNNTDELEQLWGEVGKAKREFIKLQAHVNAHSEAKERAQAGASTLEAQIQATSANDSARVKMIMRLLSELSRTKTELVNVPAEIVMNNTRTGQKMAAYSRSIAAAKAKLQKTLDHANNSKEYVRCRSRREILEEIHARGFDLLGEIKQAKREEYDAKFLLSDAEDHEEETARL from the exons ATGGTCGGCGTCAGAACCTGGACTCCTTCAAAAGGGGGAGATTTCATCGTCAACATTTTTGATGGTGTAATCGACATGGCCGATCTCGATATTTCCGGCACCGTTAAGGCGGCGGAGAAGTCCATGCAACAG TGtaaggagatgtatgatcatgACATTCTTCGGCTCCGAGGGGAACTTCTTTGGCACAAGAAAGAACGTAATAATGTTGCTTCGAAGCT GGAGATCGTTACTTTGGCAGCGGCTAAGTCTGAGGTCGAACGAGATGCTGCCGCTTACAAGGAGGATGCAGCCACATCGCATACAATGGTTCGTGACATATCCCTGGCCGCTGAGCAGAAACTGATCCGAGCTGTCGAACATTCCAAAGCAGAGGCGAAGAGGGAGATCCTGGA GTGCCGGGATTCTTTTCGGAGCGAGGTCGAGAACCCTGAAGGAGGAGGAGAGACTGCTGGCCCCAGGGTCAAAGAATACCGGAAAGAGGAAAGATGCCCCAGG GCTTTTGATAGGCTCAAAGCTGAACTGCTTTATTGCGAGGCCCCGTTGTGGGGTGCTcgagatagggagaaatccctcaggcttttTTGTGCGGCAAAGGAAAGCGAGCTCATCTCCTTGCAGTGTGAGGTGGATCAGAATCGGGCCCGGGAGGCCCTCTTGGAGAAACAG TTGAAGAATAATAcggatgagctggaacaactctgggGCGAGGTTGGCAAGGCCAAACGTGAATTCATCAAGCTACAAGCGCATGTGAATGCCCACTCTGaggccaaagagagggctcaggCCGGGGCTTCTACTCTTGAGGCACAAATTCAAGCTACCAGTGCGAATGATTCTGCTCGGGTAAAGATGATCATGAGACTTCTATCCGAGCTTTCAAGGACAAAAACTGAGCTGGTGAATGTCCCGGCAGAGATTGTGATGAATAATACCAGAACGGGACAGAAAATGGCGGCTTATTCGAGGAGCATTGCCGCTGCTAAAGCTAAGTTGCAGAAGACCCTCGATCATGCCAACAACAGCAAGGAGTATGTgaggtgcagatcccggagggaaATCCTTGAAGAGATTCATGCCAGGGGCTTTGACCTCTTGGGGGAGATCAAGCAAGCCAAAAGAGAGGagtacgatgccaagttcctATTGTCTGATGCCGAGGATCATGAGGAGGAGACCGCCAGGCTATAA